The DNA region ctggaatacatttcaattaacaggtgtgccttgttaaaagtaaatttgtggaatttctttccttcttaatgtgtttgagccaatcagttgtgttgtgacaaggtaggggtggtatacagaatatagcctttttatgtaaaagaccaagtatatattatggaaagaacagttcaaataagcaaagagaaacgacagtccataattactttaagacatgaaggtcagtcaatatggaaaatctCAAGAACTTTGAGAGTTTCTTCAAGTCCAGTctcaaaaccatcaagcgctatgatgaaactggctctcatgaggaccgccacaggaaaggaagacgcagagttacctctgctgcagagtataagttcattagagttaccagcctcagaaatcagcAATTAACTTTACCtcagattgtagcccaaataaatgcttcagagcaGACACATcagcagacacatctcaacatcaactgtttagaggagactgcgtgagtcaggccttcatggtcgaatttctgcaaagaaaccactactaaaggacaccaataagaagaagagacttgcttgggccaagaaacatgagcaatggacattagaccggtggaaatttgtcctttggtctaatgagtccaaattggagatttttggttccaaccgccgtgtctttgtgagacgcggggTGGGTGAACGGGTGATCTCCGCATGTGCATTTCCCACCGTaatgcatggaggaggaggtgttatggtgtgggggtgctttgctggtgacactgtctgtgatttatttaggattcaaagcacacttaaccagcacggctaccacagtattctgcagtaatacgccatcccatctggtttgtttttcaacaggacaatgacccaacacacctccaggctatgtaggggctattttaccaagaaggagattgatggagtgctgcatcagatgacctggcctccgcaaTCCCCCGacttcaaccaaattgagatggtttaggatgagttggaccgcagagtgaaggataagctgccaacaagtgctcagcatatgaggGAACtccaagacttttggaaaagcattccaggtgaagctggttgagagaatgtcaagagagtgcaaagctgtcatcgagacaaagggtggctactttgaagaatctaaaatatatatattttttggttactacatgattccatatgtgttatttcatagttttgatgtattcactattattctacaatgtaaaaaataaagaaaaactcttgaatgagtaggtgttctaaaacttttgaccggtagtgtatatctaTTGATTCTTGAAAAATAACACTAATGTCTCATGGGCTTAGTCTAACtgtataaaatgtatttgtaaacaAACAATATAAAACGGGTTAGAAAACCTATCATATTGGCCTTATGGACTGTCAAGCTCTCCATTCAGTATTATTTTCCTAAATCTGTAATTTTGCATAAATCTGTAATTTTATCAACAAACCCAACCTTTCTCTAAGTAAGTTGGTAGAAACCAGATTGTCACAATGATGCTGTTTATATGTATGGCACCACCTAAAACATATTCTattattttattaattgtttttcAGAGATGAGAATGAAGACCTACCTTATCTGACGGAACCTTCAGAGGCTATGGAGGGGGATGAATCCCCTCCCAATGGAACAGAAGTTACAGAAACTAGAAGGGGAGATGACTTCACTCCCAACAGGACAGAAGTTACAGAGACTATAGAGGAGGATGAATACCCTCCAGATGGGACAGAAGTTACAGAGACTAGAGGGGGAGATGACTCTCCTCCAATTATGACACGGCTCAGGGTAAGGGGCATCTCCTCTCGCCCTAAGATAGAAGCTTCAGAGTCAAGTGAGGAAGATGGAGAAGACCTTCCCCCTGATACAGAAGTCATCGAGAGCAGGGCTTCAAAAATAACAAAACTCATCTCTAGCCCCAAAGCAGCACTGCAAAGGAAGGCCAGgcctccatcctctcccccctGGACACCCAGCCCTGCCAAATCCAAAAACAGAGCTCATGCAGCCACACCTCttttcagtgggtcagagaggAAGTGGAGGACTGAGGATGAACCAGACCAAGAGCATAAACTGTTACCTTTTGAACCAGCTAGGACTCCTGGACCCCAGCTAGACACTTCAAAGAACTACACTGTTCTAGAGCTCTTCCAGCTCTTCTTCAGTAATGACATTGTTGATACTCTCTGCTCAAACACCAACAAGAATGCCAAGAGAAGACAAGAACATGGAATCAAAGAACCATGGAAACCTGTATCTGTGGAGGAAATGTACAAATACCTCAGCATTGTAATCTATATGGGTCTGCTGAATGTGCACACTGTATCAGACTACTGGAATCGAAACAGAATATATTGTCTTCCTTTTTGTTGTACAGTCATGACTATGACAAGATTTCGGGCAATCACCTATTCACTGCACATGAGTGACCCAGCAGAGGATGAGGAAAACGACAAGAAGAAGGGGACTGCAGGGTATGATCGGCTCATGAGAATCAAACCTCTCAAAGACCAGATTTTGGATGCATGCAGGGCCTTCTACCACCCATTCCAGAATCTTTCCATTGATGAGCGCATGGTGCACTCCAAGGCCCGCCACAGCCTCAAACAATACATTAAATCCAAGCCCTACAGGTATGGATTCAAGCTGTATGTTTTAGCAGATTCAAGAAATGGCTACACCTGCGACTTCAATGTCTTTATGACAAAAAACCCATCTGCTTCAGGCAAAGGGGAGAGCTATGATGTTGCCATGAACCTGTTGAAGGTGCCTTACTTGGGCACAGGATACCACATTTATGTTGATAATTATTTCACCAGCACAACTTTCTTCCGTGACCTGTACAAAAAGAAATTGGGAGCATGTGGAACCATACGTGAAATCCGTGTGGGCATCCGAGAGAACAGCATGCCTGCTCGAGCAGAGAAAGGAACCATCCGCTGGCTCCGTGATGGGGAGCTGCTCTTCACCAAGTGGATGGGCGCACAACCAGTCACCATGTGTACCACTATTCATAAGGCATTTGCAGGGGAG from Salvelinus fontinalis isolate EN_2023a chromosome 26, ASM2944872v1, whole genome shotgun sequence includes:
- the LOC129823879 gene encoding piggyBac transposable element-derived protein 4-like isoform X3; this encodes MQPENSSVVQDDNGKEAGEIHSDGEFQGCGSNDSFLDSIFEEEMDRLLDLDENEDLPYLTEPSEAMEGDESPPNGTEVTETRRGDDFTPNRTEVTETIEEDEYPPDGTEVTETRGGDDSPPIMTRLRVRGISSRPKIEASESSEEDGEDLPPDTEVIESRASKITKLISSPKAALQRKARPPSSPPWTPSPAKSKNRAHAATPLFSGSERKWRTEDEPDQEHKLLPFEPARTPGPQLDTSKNYTVLELFQLFFSNDIVDTLCSNTNKNAKRRQEHGIKEPWKPVSVEEMYKYLSIVIYMGLLNVHTVSDYWNRNRIYCLPFCCTVMTMTRFRAITYSLHMSDPAEDEENDKKKGTAGYDRLMRIKPLKDQILDACRAFYHPFQNLSIDERMVHSKARHSLKQYIKSKPYRYGFKLYVLADSRNGYTCDFNVFMTKNPSASGKGESYDVAMNLLKVPYLGTGYHIYVDNYFTSTTFFRDLYKKKLGACGTIREIRVGIRENSMPARAEKGTIRWLRDGELLFTKWMGAQPVTMCTTIHKAFAGEQVKIRKQSKNGSWTTQCIPVPEAIKPYNKYMGGVDLSDALIKCYSVAHKTMKWYKTFFFHFVDIAVVNSFLLQKDMAQMKKKKPMTHKQFREQLCLQLADIGKQEEAEEESSEEEEEEEEEQPEEEKELVEVKRPCYPVPIIDPTTVDTSQRKSSGRKKCCLCKESQTNWQCESCQVALCMIPDRNCFRVWHMNKKDLVAEVFKRHIKYNPYPTHPWMEYGGGKIEFKSQKQAQSFIKRHFGLRNNRK
- the LOC129823879 gene encoding piggyBac transposable element-derived protein 4-like isoform X2; translation: MELEEVQDKRSLSECDKRKKAMQPENSSVVQDDNGKEAGEIHSDGEFQGCGSNDSFLDSIFEEEMDRLLDLDENEDLPYLTEPSEAMEGDESPPNGTEVTETRRGDDFTPNRTEVTETIEEDEYPPDGTEVTETRGGDDSPPIMTRLRVRGISSRPKIEASESSEEDGEDLPPDTEVIESRASKITKLISSPKAALQRKARPPSSPPWTPSPAKSKNRAHAATPLFSGSERKWRTEDEPDQEHKLLPFEPARTPGPQLDTSKNYTVLELFQLFFSNDIVDTLCSNTNKNAKRRQEHGIKEPWKPVSVEEMYKYLSIVIYMGLLNVHTVSDYWNRNRIYCLPFCCTVMTMTRFRAITYSLHMSDPAEDEENDKKKGTAGYDRLMRIKPLKDQILDACRAFYHPFQNLSIDERMVHSKARHSLKQYIKSKPYRYGFKLYVLADSRNGYTCDFNVFMTKNPSASGKGESYDVAMNLLKVPYLGTGYHIYVDNYFTSTTFFRDLYKKKLGACGTIREIRVGIRENSMPARAEKGTIRWLRDGELLFTKWMGAQPVTMCTTIHKAFAGEQVKIRKQSKNGSWTTQCIPVPEAIKPYNKYMGGVDLSDALIKCYSVAHKTMKWYKTFFFHFVDIAVVNSFLLQKDMAQMKKKKPMTHKQFREQLCLQLADIGKQEEAEEESSEEEEEEEEEQPEEEKELVEVKRPCYPVPIIDPTTVDTSQRKSSGRKKCCLCKESQTNWQCESCQVALCMIPDRNCFRVWHMNKKDLVAEVFKRHIKYNPYPTHPWMEYGGGKIEFKSQKQAQSFIKRHFGLRNNRK
- the LOC129823879 gene encoding piggyBac transposable element-derived protein 4-like isoform X1 produces the protein MTLWLRSCVLASGSGQTAKMELEEVQDKRSLSECDKRKKAMQPENSSVVQDDNGKEAGEIHSDGEFQGCGSNDSFLDSIFEEEMDRLLDLDENEDLPYLTEPSEAMEGDESPPNGTEVTETRRGDDFTPNRTEVTETIEEDEYPPDGTEVTETRGGDDSPPIMTRLRVRGISSRPKIEASESSEEDGEDLPPDTEVIESRASKITKLISSPKAALQRKARPPSSPPWTPSPAKSKNRAHAATPLFSGSERKWRTEDEPDQEHKLLPFEPARTPGPQLDTSKNYTVLELFQLFFSNDIVDTLCSNTNKNAKRRQEHGIKEPWKPVSVEEMYKYLSIVIYMGLLNVHTVSDYWNRNRIYCLPFCCTVMTMTRFRAITYSLHMSDPAEDEENDKKKGTAGYDRLMRIKPLKDQILDACRAFYHPFQNLSIDERMVHSKARHSLKQYIKSKPYRYGFKLYVLADSRNGYTCDFNVFMTKNPSASGKGESYDVAMNLLKVPYLGTGYHIYVDNYFTSTTFFRDLYKKKLGACGTIREIRVGIRENSMPARAEKGTIRWLRDGELLFTKWMGAQPVTMCTTIHKAFAGEQVKIRKQSKNGSWTTQCIPVPEAIKPYNKYMGGVDLSDALIKCYSVAHKTMKWYKTFFFHFVDIAVVNSFLLQKDMAQMKKKKPMTHKQFREQLCLQLADIGKQEEAEEESSEEEEEEEEEQPEEEKELVEVKRPCYPVPIIDPTTVDTSQRKSSGRKKCCLCKESQTNWQCESCQVALCMIPDRNCFRVWHMNKKDLVAEVFKRHIKYNPYPTHPWMEYGGGKIEFKSQKQAQSFIKRHFGLRNNRK
- the LOC129823879 gene encoding piggyBac transposable element-derived protein 4-like isoform X4; protein product: MEGDESPPNGTEVTETRRGDDFTPNRTEVTETIEEDEYPPDGTEVTETRGGDDSPPIMTRLRVRGISSRPKIEASESSEEDGEDLPPDTEVIESRASKITKLISSPKAALQRKARPPSSPPWTPSPAKSKNRAHAATPLFSGSERKWRTEDEPDQEHKLLPFEPARTPGPQLDTSKNYTVLELFQLFFSNDIVDTLCSNTNKNAKRRQEHGIKEPWKPVSVEEMYKYLSIVIYMGLLNVHTVSDYWNRNRIYCLPFCCTVMTMTRFRAITYSLHMSDPAEDEENDKKKGTAGYDRLMRIKPLKDQILDACRAFYHPFQNLSIDERMVHSKARHSLKQYIKSKPYRYGFKLYVLADSRNGYTCDFNVFMTKNPSASGKGESYDVAMNLLKVPYLGTGYHIYVDNYFTSTTFFRDLYKKKLGACGTIREIRVGIRENSMPARAEKGTIRWLRDGELLFTKWMGAQPVTMCTTIHKAFAGEQVKIRKQSKNGSWTTQCIPVPEAIKPYNKYMGGVDLSDALIKCYSVAHKTMKWYKTFFFHFVDIAVVNSFLLQKDMAQMKKKKPMTHKQFREQLCLQLADIGKQEEAEEESSEEEEEEEEEQPEEEKELVEVKRPCYPVPIIDPTTVDTSQRKSSGRKKCCLCKESQTNWQCESCQVALCMIPDRNCFRVWHMNKKDLVAEVFKRHIKYNPYPTHPWMEYGGGKIEFKSQKQAQSFIKRHFGLRNNRK